In Oscillospiraceae bacterium, the genomic window TGCCGCAGAATTTGTTATACTAAATAATGGCGCTGCGGCGCTCTGCGGGCTAGTAGCTCAGTTGGTCAGAGCTGGCGGCTCATAACCGCTTGGTCCCGGGTTCAAGTCCTGGCTGGCCCATACAAAAAAGAAGCACGGAGGTTTCGGCCTTCGTGCTTCTTTTTTTGTATGCCGACTGCTTATTGGCAATCGGTGCAAAAACTATATTCAGGCAAGCATCCTGCCGATGATTTTTCGTCTTACGGGCAATGTACTCGATCAGACTGCAAACATAGAAAACGTCATTTTCCTGCTTTTCAGTCATGGATATGTTCACTCCTTTCAAACGTCAGGCAACGCAGAGCATTGACGGTAGAGATACCGCTTCCAAAAAAGGGACGTTCCACGGAACGTCCCTTTGATCGCCTGTGCTTACCGGAACACTGCCACGACATAGGCGGTGCCGTTGTAGTCGATGAAGGCCGCGCCCATTTCGTTGTGACCGGCCGCGTCATCCAGCAGCTCTGCCGCCGCGCTGTCGGCCTGCGGCGCATACAGCCAGGCCGTCATGGCCGCGCTGTCATCCAGCAGGAGCGCCACCGTTACATCGTCCGGGACACCATAGCACCCGGACCAGTATAGGAAGGCGTTCAGATTATTCGTATAGCCCATGTTGCCGTCCGCATCCAGCGCCACGGTGTACACCAGATCCAGGCCGCTGACCCGCAGGCTGTCCGGTTCCTGTACAAACCATTCTGCCACCGCTTTGGCCGTGTTATCCAGCTCCTGTGTATGGGCAACGCCCAGCTGCCGCGCCAGCTCTGCGGCTTTTTCAGCGTCCGTGCCGGTGTTCACGCTCCCCAGCCCGCTGCAGGCCGTAAGCACACCAAGCGCCAGCACCCCAGCCAGCAGGCAGACAAGCAGATTTTTCCAGTGTTTCATCTTGATCAGCTCCTTTCACGCTGCATCCGTCCCCGCCGCCCCAGACCGACAGGGCCTTTTTGTTCATGATATCATGCTTCCGGGCAAAAAACAAGGCCGCTGCCTGCAAACGGCAGCGGCCTTGTCCGGTTTTTATTTTGCGTACTCGACAGCGCGGCTCTCGCGGATGACGTTGACCTTGATCTGGCCGGGGTAATCCAGCGTATCTTCGATCTTCTTGGCGATGGAGCGTGCCAGCAGGATGACCTGATCGTCGCTGATGACGTCGGGCTTGACCATGATGCGCACTTCGCGGCCTGCCTGCACGGCAAAGGCCTGCTCCACGCCCTCAAAGCTGGAAGAGATCTCCTCCAGATTTTCCAGACGCTTGACGTAGCTTTCCACATTCTCGCGGCGGGCACCCGGGCGGGCGGCGCTGATGGCGTCGGCAGCCTGGATGATGAAGGCCAGCGGGGTCTTGGGCTCCACGTCGCCGTGGTGGGCCTCAATGGCGTGGATGATCTGGGTGTTTTCCTTGTACTTGCGGCAAATGTCCACGCCGATCTGGACGTGGCTGCCCTCGATCTCGTGATCCAGTGCCTTGCCGATGTCATGCAGCAGACCGGCGCGGCGTGCCATGGTCACGTTGACCCCCATCTCGCCTGCCAGCAGGCCGGCCACCCAGGCCACTTCCATGCTGTGGGTCAGGGCGTTCTGGCCAAAGCTGGTACGGTACTTCAACCGGCCGATCAGCTTGATCAGGTCCGGGTGCAGGCCGTGGATGCCCAGCTCCATCACCGCACGCTCGCCTTCGCGCTTCATCTGCAGCTCCAGCTCGTGGCGGCACTTTTCCACCGTTTCCTCAATGCGGGCGGGGTGGATGCGGCCGTCGCCGATCAGGCGTTCCAGGGTCATGCGGGCCACCTCGCGGCGGGTCTGGTCGAAGGAGGACAGGGTAATGGCCTCCGGGGTATCGTCGATGATCAGGTCCACACCGGTGGCGGTTTCCAGCGCACGGATGTTGCGGCCCTCGCGGCCGATGATGCGGCCCTTCATCTCGTCACTGGGCAGCGGCACCACGCTCACGGTGGTCTCGCTGCAGTGGTCGGCGGCGCAGCGGCTCACGGCCTGACCGATCAGGTTGCGGGCGATGTTGTCGCAGTTCTCCTTCAGGTCGGTCTCATAGGCGGCAATGCGCACGGCCTTCTCGTGGGTGAGCTCCTCATCCACCTTGTGCAGCAGCACCTCGCGGGCGTCCTCCTGGCTCAGGCCGGCCAGCGTTTCCAGACGCTCCATCTCCTTGGCGCGCAGGGCGTCGATCTCGGCCAGACGGGCGTCGGCCTCGGCGGTACGCTTCTTCAGGTCCTCTTCCTTGCGCTCCAGGGCTTCGGTCTTGCGGTCCAGGGCATTTTCCTTCTGGTCAATGCGGTTTTCCTGACGGCTGATCTCAGCACGGCGCTGTTTGATCTCCTTGTCGGCCTCTGCCTTCTGGGCATCGACCTCGGCCTTCAGCTTGAAGGCCTCGTCCTTGGCTTCCAGAACCGCTTCCTTGCGCTTCTGGTCTGCGGTCTTGATCGCTTCGTTCACCAGGCGGGTCGCCTCGGCTTCGGCGCTGCCGATCTGTGCTTCGGCGGTCTTTTTCCGGTTGTTGTAACCAACAAAATAGCCCGCAGCTGCACCGACAACACCCACGATCAGGGCCACGATCACTTCGATCGCGGTCATCGTGTTCACTCTCCTTTGTTCTGATTTTTCATTCAGGTTCAAACAAGCAGGAGACGCTGTGCGGCAGGCTGTGGGCAACGATTTATAAGGGAGCCTTCCATGCAAAAAGTGACAACAAAAATCACACGCGCAGGCAGACCCTGCACGGGCATTGCGGCTTTTTTCTATCCGGTTCTGGCTTATATAAAACAGGCGCGCTTCGCCTGTGGAGAAACTCCGGTCACGGGGACGACCTGCACACAGCGTCTTTTATTCCATACTACTAATTATATTACGAAACATTTGCACGCTTGTCAAGGGAAAACCGGTTCCCGTCGCATATTTTTTGTGCACATGGCCGATTTTATGCCGCAAAAACCCCGGTGCATCTGCATACACCGGGGCTCATTCTGCATCATTATTCCAGATACATCCTCCGCAGGCGCATCCGCCGGGCGGGAGTCAGGCCGTACTCCCGGGCCAGATACTCCTCCGCGCTGCCGCACGCTTCCCGGATGACCTGCAGCACATAGGGTGCCGCACCCGGATCCACGCCCGCCTGTGTGCAGAACCGCATCCGCTTGGACGGGTCGGCGGCGATTTCTTCCGCGTGGCCCGCCAGAAGGGCGTCGATCTCGGCCTTGCGGCAGACATTCGTCTGCACAAAATCCGCGCAGATCGTCTCGTCGGACGCACCCAGCGCCAGCAGGATCAGCATGGCGGCCACGCCGGTGCGGTCCTTGCCGGCAGAGCAGTGGAACAGGATGGGCGTCTCGCCGGCTTCCAGCGCCCGGAACAGCTCCTTGAAGGCCTTGTTGCCAAACAGCATCTGTCGGTACATCCGGTACAGGATGTTCTCGCCCTCCCGGGCGGTGCGCATCATGCGCTCGATGTCACCGGGGGCAAAGCTGATCTCATGGCCGTCGTCGCCGCACAGGGCACAGATCTGCACCAGCCGGGCACCGTCCGGCACATAGTCCGGCTCGGCCTGGGCCTCGGCAGTGCTGCGCAGGTCCAGAATCAGCCGCAAGCCCAGCGCATCCAGCCGGGCACGGTCCGCCGGGTCGGTGAGCCGCGCGGTGCACACGCCGCGCCAGATCTGGCCCCAGCGCACGGTCTTGCCCTCATCGGCCGGATAGCCGCCCAGCTCCCGGAAGTTGGTCGCACCCGCAAAGGGCAGCTGGGTGCCAGGGGCCGGGTGCACCGGAGCGGCAGGCTTTGCCGCCGTGCTGGACAGCACCGGGAAGTTGTAGAAGGGCTTGGCCGGACGGCCCCGGCGCGGCGGCAGCGAGGCGGCCCCGCCCAGCACTTCCATCAGGTAGCTGCGCAGCAGGTCGATGTAGGCCGAGGTATAGTCCCGGCGCTGTACCAGCGACACGCACAGCGGGGGCAGGTCCTCCAGCAGCACGTCCCGCACCCGGTCCAGCTCCCGCCGGGCACCGGGCTCGTAGCGGGTCAGGCAGGTGCACAGCTGCTCCTGCACCAGATAATAGGCCTGGTAAAAGCTGGGGCCGATCTCGGCGTTGGGCGCAAACCCGGCCCGGGCACAGGCCGACCACAGCGGACTGAACAGGTCCTGCCGCAGGCTGGGCAGCAGCACCCGCTGCCCCCGCAGGTCGGCCAGCGGGATGCTCTCCCGGTCCCAGAAGGGGTGACCGCGGGGCACCAGCAGGCAGGCAGGGTCGGCCCGCAGGGTGGTGCGGGCCAGTACCGGGGCCGCACAGCCCAGGTCGATGACCAGACCGGCGTCCAGCTCGCCCTGCTCCACGGCATCGGCCACAGCGTCGTTGTCCAGCAGGCGGAACCGCATCTCCACATGAGGGTACTGCTGGCGGAACTTGTCCAGCTGCGTTTCCAGCCCAGGCAGGTAGTCCGGCACCAGCGCCACGCTGATGCCGATGTGCACCGGCTGGGCCGACTGGATCTCGGCCCGCAGGGCGGCCTGCATCTGCTGGAACTGCTCCACCACCGGGGTGGCATGGCGCTGCAGGCTCATGCCGCGGTCGGTGAGGGTGAGCTTGTGGTGGGCACTGAGGAACAGCGGCCCGCAAAGTTCCGCTTCCAGCGCAGAGATGCTCTGCCGCAGCGCCTGCCGCGACAAAAACAGCCGCTGTGCGGCCCGGGTATAATTCATTTCTTCGCACAATACCAGAAAGTAGTGCAGCTGGCGGATGTCCATGGTTTCCTCCTGCGGATGTTTGTCATAAATAAAGAATACCGCCTTTTCCGGCAATTGTAAAGCCGGTGGACCTTCTTCCCGGTCACATTTTTTGCTGCGCTCTGCATTCCGCCGTATCACGCCGTCACATGGACCGCATTTTCCCGGACGGCATCAATGGTTTCCACCAGCTCGCCGTTCTCGTCAAAATCCGGCAGGCGGCCGTACTTCATCTTTTTGATGGCCGGGAACACCCGCTGCTGCATGGTCAGGAAAATCTCACGGGAGTCCTTATCCTTGAACTTGCTCCACCGCATGGACTGGCCTGCCGCACTGGCGGGGAAGAGGTGCTCCATTTTCTCGCCCGCCATGCTCTCAAACTCTTCGGTGACAAGCTCCTTTTCGTCCAGCGACCGGATGAACATGAGATAGGTCAGCTGCTCGATGCCGGTTTTATGACAGGGTTCAGGACATCCGAACAGACACCGTTTTACATAGAAATGAGGTTCACCCTGAACAAACTGCTTTCCTGCCGCCATTGAGAAAAAACAATCCCCACAGCCACAAAAAGGACTGTGGGGATTGCTTTTATGGTGAAGGAGAAAGAGAATAACGTGTTAACCCTTGTCCGCGCCGGAGGTGATGCCCTCGACGTAGAACTTCTGCATGATGACAAACAGGATGGAGATGGGGATGGACACCAGCACACCGCCTGCACAGAAGAGCGCAAAGTAATTGTTGATCAGGGTCTTTTGCAGCATATTATACAGACCGATAGCCACTGTCCAGTCGGCAGAGACGCCCGAATTCAGGATCATTTTTGCCATCACGAAATCGGTCCATGGAACCATAAAAGAGCTGATGATAGTATAGACCAGGATCGGCTTGGACATGGGCAGAACGACCTGGAAGAACACACGGGCATCGGATGCGCCGTCCAGCTTGGCGGCTTCCCGCAGGGAGATGGGGATGGTATCAAAGAAGCCCTTGCAGATCAGATAGCCCAGACCGGACGAACCGGCATAGACCATGATAAGACCGGCATAGGAGTTGGTCAGATTCAGATATTTCAGGACGAAATAGACGGCGATCATTGCCAGCACGCCGGGGAACAGGTTGACGCTGACAGAAAGGTTCTGGATCAGCTTGCGCCCCTTGAAACGGCAGCAGCTCAGCGCGTAGGCTACCATCAGCACAAAGCAGGTGGAGATAACGCAGTTGAAACAGGCCACCACAAGGGTGTTGGTAAACCAGCGCGGGAACTGCGCCACAGAGTCCGGGTGGAACAGAATGTTGACATAGTTGCGCAGTGTGTAACTGGCCGGGAAGAACTGTCGCACATTGATGCCCCGGTCTGTGGAGAAGGAAGTGACCAGAAGCCACAGAATGGGTACCAGCCAGATAGCTGCCAGCAGGGCCAGCAGCAGATGCCGCAGGATGCTGCGGACTGTGCGGAGGATACGCCCGCGGCGCAGCTGCGCTGCGGTCTCTGCCCGGCGTGCCGGAGAAACAGTTGTCTGTGTCAAGAGAACGTCGCCTCCTTTTTATTGAGGAACCGGAAGCATACCAGCGTGAACACGGCACAGATGATGAACACCATAATGCCGATGACGGCGGCCATCTTGTAGTTGTACTGCTCCTGCGTCAGGCGGAACAGCCATGTGACCAGCAGATCCACCTCTTTTGCACTGGAGGAAGCCAGCGCCTGATCCTTGGTGATATAAACGTCCTGCGTGAGCAGATAGATGACGTTGAAGTTGTTGACGTTGCGCACAAAATCCGTAACCAGTGCCGGCCCCTGCACACTGAGCAGGTAGGGCAGCTTGATGTGGATGAAGCTCTGCAGCGGCGAGGCACCGTCGATGGTGGAGGCCTCCAGTATATCGGTGGGAATATTCATCAGCACACCGGTGGCAATGAGCATCTGGTAGGGCACGCCCACCCAGATGTTGATGAGGATGATCATGAACTTAGCCCAATGCTGATCGGTCAGGAATGGAATGTGGTTCATGTTCTGCCCCAGCAGACCGATGGCCTTTAAAAAATCGGTCACGCCTGCATTGGCCATCATGGTGTTGAAGATGCCGGCATCCGAGAAGAAGTTGCGCACCAGCAGCAGGGTGACGAACTGCGGCACCGCAATGGTGATGATGAACAATGTGCGCCAGAGCTTTTGGCACTTGGTCTTTTTGTTGTTGATGAGCATGGCCAGAAATACGCCGCCGAAGAAGTTGGTGAAGGTGGCAAAGAAGGCCCACACCAACGTCCAGCTGAGCACCCGGCCAAAGGCGTAGCTGAAGGTCAGGCTCAGCGACTGCCCGCCAAACAGAGAAGCAAAGTTAGCCAGCCCCACCCATGTAAACAGGGCGGCGGGAGGCATGTGCTGCTGATCGTAGTTGGTAAAGGCAACAGCGATCAAAATGAACAGCGGGATGATGGTGAACACCACCACACCCAGCACCGGAAGGGTGAGCAGGGTAACGTAGAACTTTTCGTTCAGGTACAAGGTGATATCCTGCCGGAAATTGTTGGGCTTTTTGCCAGCGGCCTTCTGCGCCTGTAACGCGTAATTGCTCTGCACCACCAGCATGGCAGCAGCGATCAGCGTTACAATGACCACCAGTGCGATCACGCTGAGCAGCAGGATGGCAAACGAGTTGTCGTAGTTGTTGACCTCGTTCTTTAAGGTAAGGGGGTTGAACTGCATCTCCATCTGCACCGTGCCCAACGTGCCGAACTTTTTCAGCGCAGGAATGCCGGAAGTGCCCAGAAAATACAGTCCCAGCCCCTGCACCAGTGTTACCAGCAGTGCCTTGATAAGCTGGCCGTGGCCAATGTAGCCCAGACCCCAGACAAAGAGGGACAGCTTTGTAAAAATATCTCCGTGAACAAATGCGTGACCGAACTTCTGAAGGAAATTCGGCTCCCGGCCATCTGCCCGCAAGGGTGGTGTAAGGACCATTTCTGCCACAGAAGTCAACTCCTTTCTTGGTATGCAGAGGGGGTTATAGCAAACAGGATGTTAGGTTGACGCCGATTTCTTGTATTGCGATAAAAAGCGGGCACACCGCATTCTGCTGCGTGCCCGCCGGGAAAAACCGGAACTTACTGTGCCACAGGTGCGGTGATGCCGGCCACAGCGTCATCCACCAGCTGCTGCGTGGTCTTGCCCTGCGTGTCGCCGGAGGCGAGGATCTCGCCCAGACTTGCGGCGGAGCTCCAGTAGTTTGCGCCTACCCGCTGCAGGGTAGCGTAGGAGCTCTGCTCAGCCAGTGCGGCAATGGCGGGTGCAGACTGCACAGCCTCGGAAGCATTGGCATTGATGTTGGAGGGGCCCAGCTTGCGGTCGTTGAAGCGCTTGTTCTGGTTGTCCTCGTTGGTGATGAAGTCGGCCAGCATCATGGCAACGCCCACGTTAGCGCTGTGGGGGTTGACGCCCACCAGCTTGTAGCCGGAGAAGGAGCCCATCTGGACCTGTGCGCCGTTCAGGGTGTAGGTTGGCAGCTTGGTGGCGGCGTAGCCCTCGCCCCAAGCCTCCTCGGCGGTGCTGGCGTTCCAAGTACCGGAGATGGCGGCGCAGCAGCTGCCGTCCTTGATGGCAGAAACGATATCAGCATCTGCGCCGGACTTGAAGCCGGGGTTTGCGGTGATATCCAGAATGGCCTGCGTTACGTCTGCGCCGGGAGCCTCGTTCCAGTTGCAGACGGTGTTGATACCGTCATCTGCCAGCGTAGCCACCAGACCGGCACCGGCGTAGAAGCTGTAAATGTACCATGCATCGTTCACACTCATCATGAACTTTTTGCCGGCAGCTGCAGCCTTTTCCAGCATGGTGTCCACGCTCTGCACGTCCTCGGCGCTCAGAATGCTTGCATCATAGTACAGGAAGTAGCCGTTGTCGGCGGTCATGGGGTAGGCGTAGAGCTTGTCGTTCATGGTGGCAGCGCCCACAGAGCCGGGCAGGTTGCGGCTCTTCACGTCGTCCGGGTTCAGCAGAACCTCCTGCAGAGCACCGGCATTCACCAGCTCGTTCAGCTGGTCATCGGCAAAGGCAAAAACGTCTGCGGCAGACTCCGGGTCAGCCAGAACGGTGTCCTTTGCGCTGGACTCAGACTGCACGCCGATCTCGATGGTCACGTTGCCCTTGTCCGCATTCTGCTCGATGAAAGCATCCGCCATCTCGCGCAGCATGGTCTGATCCTCTTCTGCACCCCACATGGTCAGCTTCACATCGCCCCAGCTCTCCGCAGCAGAGGCAGCCGTACTGGAAGCGGCAGCAGAGGAAGCGGTGCCAGAGGAAGAACCGCCGCAGGCGGTCAGCGCACCGGCAGCAGCCATCGTACCCATAGCAGCAAGGAATTTACGGCGGGAAATCAGCTTTTTCATGATCCAGTTCTCCTTCGTTCTCAATCTGAAATCTTCGGGTGCTCTTTGTTGCGCTTATAAGTTGCGCACATCCAAGCGGCTGTTTTTCTGTACCCATAGGATACCGCATTCTTTTGCTCACGTCAATGGACGAAATTCACGGTATTGTTGAGTCGAAACTGGAAAAAGTGACGGTAAAATTAGGATACATGGGCAAAAGTGCGCAACTTTAGCGCAACCTTTGCCATGCAAAGAGCAAAAATGCCCGCTCCGGGAAAGGAGCAGGCACAAAAAGCGCGTTATTTGATGCTGCGGGAGCGTTCCCTCCACTTGGTAGAGTCCCGCAAAATGACCTGATAACCTTCCAGTTGCCGCATGAC contains:
- the rny gene encoding ribonuclease Y translates to MTAIEVIVALIVGVVGAAAGYFVGYNNRKKTAEAQIGSAEAEATRLVNEAIKTADQKRKEAVLEAKDEAFKLKAEVDAQKAEADKEIKQRRAEISRQENRIDQKENALDRKTEALERKEEDLKKRTAEADARLAEIDALRAKEMERLETLAGLSQEDAREVLLHKVDEELTHEKAVRIAAYETDLKENCDNIARNLIGQAVSRCAADHCSETTVSVVPLPSDEMKGRIIGREGRNIRALETATGVDLIIDDTPEAITLSSFDQTRREVARMTLERLIGDGRIHPARIEETVEKCRHELELQMKREGERAVMELGIHGLHPDLIKLIGRLKYRTSFGQNALTHSMEVAWVAGLLAGEMGVNVTMARRAGLLHDIGKALDHEIEGSHVQIGVDICRKYKENTQIIHAIEAHHGDVEPKTPLAFIIQAADAISAARPGARRENVESYVKRLENLEEISSSFEGVEQAFAVQAGREVRIMVKPDVISDDQVILLARSIAKKIEDTLDYPGQIKVNVIRESRAVEYAK
- a CDS encoding sugar ABC transporter permease, whose translation is MVLTPPLRADGREPNFLQKFGHAFVHGDIFTKLSLFVWGLGYIGHGQLIKALLVTLVQGLGLYFLGTSGIPALKKFGTLGTVQMEMQFNPLTLKNEVNNYDNSFAILLLSVIALVVIVTLIAAAMLVVQSNYALQAQKAAGKKPNNFRQDITLYLNEKFYVTLLTLPVLGVVVFTIIPLFILIAVAFTNYDQQHMPPAALFTWVGLANFASLFGGQSLSLTFSYAFGRVLSWTLVWAFFATFTNFFGGVFLAMLINNKKTKCQKLWRTLFIITIAVPQFVTLLLVRNFFSDAGIFNTMMANAGVTDFLKAIGLLGQNMNHIPFLTDQHWAKFMIILINIWVGVPYQMLIATGVLMNIPTDILEASTIDGASPLQSFIHIKLPYLLSVQGPALVTDFVRNVNNFNVIYLLTQDVYITKDQALASSSAKEVDLLVTWLFRLTQEQYNYKMAAVIGIMVFIICAVFTLVCFRFLNKKEATFS
- a CDS encoding tyrosine-protein phosphatase; this encodes MDIRQLHYFLVLCEEMNYTRAAQRLFLSRQALRQSISALEAELCGPLFLSAHHKLTLTDRGMSLQRHATPVVEQFQQMQAALRAEIQSAQPVHIGISVALVPDYLPGLETQLDKFRQQYPHVEMRFRLLDNDAVADAVEQGELDAGLVIDLGCAAPVLARTTLRADPACLLVPRGHPFWDRESIPLADLRGQRVLLPSLRQDLFSPLWSACARAGFAPNAEIGPSFYQAYYLVQEQLCTCLTRYEPGARRELDRVRDVLLEDLPPLCVSLVQRRDYTSAYIDLLRSYLMEVLGGAASLPPRRGRPAKPFYNFPVLSSTAAKPAAPVHPAPGTQLPFAGATNFRELGGYPADEGKTVRWGQIWRGVCTARLTDPADRARLDALGLRLILDLRSTAEAQAEPDYVPDGARLVQICALCGDDGHEISFAPGDIERMMRTAREGENILYRMYRQMLFGNKAFKELFRALEAGETPILFHCSAGKDRTGVAAMLILLALGASDETICADFVQTNVCRKAEIDALLAGHAEEIAADPSKRMRFCTQAGVDPGAAPYVLQVIREACGSAEEYLAREYGLTPARRMRLRRMYLE
- a CDS encoding ABC transporter permease subunit, whose protein sequence is MLRTVRSILRHLLLALLAAIWLVPILWLLVTSFSTDRGINVRQFFPASYTLRNYVNILFHPDSVAQFPRWFTNTLVVACFNCVISTCFVLMVAYALSCCRFKGRKLIQNLSVSVNLFPGVLAMIAVYFVLKYLNLTNSYAGLIMVYAGSSGLGYLICKGFFDTIPISLREAAKLDGASDARVFFQVVLPMSKPILVYTIISSFMVPWTDFVMAKMILNSGVSADWTVAIGLYNMLQKTLINNYFALFCAGGVLVSIPISILFVIMQKFYVEGITSGADKG
- a CDS encoding extracellular solute-binding protein, whose product is MKKLISRRKFLAAMGTMAAAGALTACGGSSSGTASSAAASSTAASAAESWGDVKLTMWGAEEDQTMLREMADAFIEQNADKGNVTIEIGVQSESSAKDTVLADPESAADVFAFADDQLNELVNAGALQEVLLNPDDVKSRNLPGSVGAATMNDKLYAYPMTADNGYFLYYDASILSAEDVQSVDTMLEKAAAAGKKFMMSVNDAWYIYSFYAGAGLVATLADDGINTVCNWNEAPGADVTQAILDITANPGFKSGADADIVSAIKDGSCCAAISGTWNASTAEEAWGEGYAATKLPTYTLNGAQVQMGSFSGYKLVGVNPHSANVGVAMMLADFITNEDNQNKRFNDRKLGPSNINANASEAVQSAPAIAALAEQSSYATLQRVGANYWSSAASLGEILASGDTQGKTTQQLVDDAVAGITAPVAQ